One Ooceraea biroi isolate clonal line C1 chromosome 6, Obir_v5.4, whole genome shotgun sequence genomic window carries:
- the LOC105276390 gene encoding protein FAM122A codes for MDVDCPIVSLKRSSSAPMINEISSATMSVTTPSTSSSRDAVSTFNIFANSPRLRRFSTSSPGNVPRLTPRVSQLRQEECVDVAGREAAHEREIHSAMQISQSWEDLTLEAEGLSFKDSESPTQQLNKMERQITKRPLDPLSLNLSITGPPLCSSPSPTRSGFNQRQCYSPSIHIWKNNLSPSPTRKAFATRRSLSPIAIRPSCLGPVKRKFELDETGMDHNLQPPAKRTSGLLTSVTSRSDALSSPLPGTISSVGTPESLSSADSPSFSFRPVDSPSPVRVAPNSDSDSTSDASNQSKPMDSVQVDQIGQDNHR; via the exons ATGGACGTTGATTGCCCGATCGTTAGCTTGAAGCGATCCAGCAGTGCGCCGATGATTAACGAGATCAGCAGCGCGACCATGTCCGTCACAACGCCGTCCACTTCGTCGTCAAG GGACGCTGTGTCAACCTTCAATATATTTGCCAATTCACCTCGTCTACGGCGCTTCAGCACTAGC agcCCTGGTAATGTTCCTAGATTGACACCACGTGTGAGTCAATTGAGGCAAGAGGAATGCGTGGACGTTGCCGGTCGGGAGGCCGCACACGAAAGAGAAATTCACAGTGCCATGCAAATATCGCAATCATGGGAGGACCTTACCTTAGAGGCTGAAGGACTGTCATTCAAGGACTCGGAGTCTCCCACGCAGCAGCTTAACAAAATGGAACGGCAAATCACAAAGAGGCCATTAGATCCTCTAAGTTTAAATCTGTCCATAACTGGTCCACCGTTGTGTTCTTCGCCTTCACCCACCAGATCTGGATTTAATCAAAGACAATGTTACTCACCCAGCATTCACATCTGGAAGAATAACCTGTCTCCTAGTCCCACAAGAAAGGCATTCGCTACAAG ACGTAGTCTGAGTCCTATTGCAATAAGGCCAAGTTGTTTGGGGCCAGTCAAAAGGAAGTTCGAACTGGATGAAACTGGAATGGACCATAACTTGCAACCGCCCGCAAAACGTACCTCCGGTTTGCTGACATCGGTTACATCCAG GTCGGATGCGCTATCGAGCCCGCTTCCAGGCACCATTAGTTCCGTCGGCACGCCCGAATCGTTGTCCAGCGCGGACTCGCCCAGCTTCTCCTTCCGGCCAGTGGACAGTCCGTCGCCGGTTCGCGTCGCGCCGAACAGCGACAGCGATTCAACGTCGGACGCAAGCAATCAAAGCAAACCGATGGACTCGGTTCAAGTTGATCAAATCGGTCAGGACAATCACAGATGA
- the LOC105276387 gene encoding uncharacterized protein LOC105276387: MDMSIDDDNDNDDVSFRLGEMFNSYKELEQKLKRFSRHSLVHYWRRDSRTVKGAHMKTARPINDQLKYYSVKYACIYGGQKFLPRGAGRRQSQSIRTNCPAHIMLRASKDGTKLEVTSVNNEHNHEISEELFKNLPQERKLYGEIKEEVEDLMQLHIDRKRLKEYVRLRTNKVLRSKDLFNIAAANKRKRFITPQRAFELYRKIHDIEKMSQSDNGRKLYPESEDEIAQTIKRMKKEHESAWGQDPLSTELEVSEGNDGEDSYSAQLTQEEVVGEIDANEGELLRANNEGDIIAADGEIVGELVMENGDPSVIVESIVNADGSVFVDEREFNSYCDNHLSHTVDDSQSPKSRVLDIEAIAPTTTIEKVTKDTSTSPHKSQSESLQLQQSPKSSGSFHEADSRIWIMKEGPSVETEAESGPESEANITTTKPISITDVGAPEMVLSDEASHQLLHEQLAVLRAEKGKLHHETEMLKLKKDKLKLQINCYSNEIKKQEMEKEKLRLEIKLLQSKVMEDANDVSHYIFVP; the protein is encoded by the exons ATGGACATGAgcatcgacgacgacaacgacaacgacgatgtcTCTTTTCGTCTGGGAGAGATGTTTAACAGTTACAAGGAGCTGGAGCAAAAACTAAAGCGATTCTCAAGACACAGTCTGGTACATTACTGGAGGCGAGATAGTAGAACCGTGAAGGGGGCTCACATGAAAACTGCTCGGCCTATCAACGACCAACTCAAGTATTACTCTGTTAAATATGCGTGCATCTACGGCGGACAAAAGTTTCTTCCACGTGGCGCTGGCAGAAGGCAATCGCA GTCCATACGCACCAACTGCCCTGCTCACATCATGCTCAGGGCTTCCAAAGATGGCACAAAGCTGGAAGTGACCAGTGTCAACAACGAACATAATCACGAAATCTCAGAG gAGTTGTTCAAGAATCTTCCGCAAGAGAGGAAGCTCTACGGTGAAATCAAAGAAGAGGTCGAGGATCTTATGCAGTTGCACATCGATCGTAAAAGACTAAAGGAGTACGTGCGATTGCGCACCAACAAGGTACTGCGGTCCAAGGATCTGTTTAACATAGCGGCGGCTAACAAACGAAAGAGGTTCATCACGCCGCAGCGAGCGTTCGAATTATACAGGAAGATTCACGACATCGAGAAAATGTCGCAGAGCGACAACGGTAGGAAGCTGTATCCCGAGTCCGAGGACGAGATTGCGCAGACCATAAAGAGAATGAAAAAGGAACATGAGTCTGCCTGGGGCCAAGAT CCACTGTCGACGGAGTTAGAAGTAAGCGAGGGAAACGACGGCGAGGATTCCTACAGTGCTCAGTTGACGCAGGAGGAAGTGGTCGGCGAGATCGACGCGAACGAAGGCGAATTGCTGAGGGCGAACAACGAGGGTGACATAATAGCGGCTGACGGGGAGATAGTGGGCGAACTGGTGATGGAGAATGGCGATCCGTCGGTGATAGTCGAGTCCATTGTTAACGCGGACGGTTCGGTTTTCGTGGACGAGAGGGAGTTTAACAGTTACTGCGACAATCACTTGTCGCACACGGTGGATGATAGCCAGTCACCAAAGTCACGTG TTTTAGATATAGAGGCAATCGCTCCCACCACGACGATCGAGAAAGTGACGAAAGATACGTCTACTTCGCCTCACAAGTCGCAGAGCGAATCGTTGCAGTTGCAACAATCGCCAAAGTCGTCCGGCAGCTTCCACGAGGCGGACTCGAGGATTTGGATTATGAAGGAAGGCCCTTCCGTAGAAACGGAGGCGGAGAGCGGGCCTGAGAGCGAGGCGAACATAACGACGACCAAGCCGATCTCCATAACGGACGTGGGGGCTCCCGAGATGGTACTGTCCGACGAGGCGAGTCACCAATTGCTGCATGAACAGCTGGCAGTGTTGCGCGCCGAAAAGGGGAAACTGCATCACGAGACCGAAATGCTGAAGCTGAAGAAGGATAAATTAAAGTTGCAAATCAATTGTTACTCGAATGAGATAAAGAAGCAGGAAATGGAAAAGGAGAAGCTCAGACTCGAAATCAAGTTGCTCCAGTCGAAAGTCATGGAAGATGCCAATGACGTGTCCCACTACATTTTTGTGCCTTGA
- the LOC105276386 gene encoding lysosome-associated membrane glycoprotein 1: MLKPLLLLCCAATIVSVLAADLKDVNANVPANSANSGAAVNPQLPLKTSDDSNAHLPPVVSHDSNADTKLDSETLKVAPVIIPTIIPTIKPTEPPTKPTTKATTTSTTSTTTPTPTTTAAPTTPAPTTPLPPPSTGKWTVKENNTLCIIVQVAAQFNVSYTNAKNVTIHKAMDIPSNGTATGKCGSTEQNLTLSWTPQAGALSQDNFTLHFVKNETDKRYSLHHLEISLASEEFPNDKSNKTVTLVHVAPQFSTGLSNSYRCLKEQTLNLTLLGRNETVGQLKVSDLQFQAFRGDNTTVFGLAKDCSFNTPDIVPITVGCALAVLVVIVLIVYLVGRRRSQARGYLSM, encoded by the exons atgCTGAAACCGCTGCTGCTCCTGTGCTGCGCGGCGACGATCGTGTCAG ttTTAGCAGCTGATCTCAAGGATGTGAATGCAAACGTTCCTGCCAATTCGGCCAACAGCGGTGCAGCCGTAAATCCTCAATTGCCATTGAAAACTTCGGACGACAGCAATGCACACCTGCCACCCGTCGTTTCGCACGACTCGAATGCAGACACAAAATTGGATTCGGAAACGCTGAAAGTGGCCCCAGTAATAATCCCAACAATAATCCCAACAATAAAACCGACAGAACCTCCTACAAAACCGACTACAAAGGCGACCACAACCTCAACAACGTCAACTACAACCCCCACGCCTACTACAACCGCTGCTCCCACAACTCCGGCACCGACGACGCCGCTTCCTCCACCAAGCACTGGAAAGTGGACTGTCAAGGAGAACAACACGTTGTGCATCATCGTCCAAGTGGCTGCGCAGTTCAATGTTTCTTACACTAACGCCAAGAATGTG ACGATTCACAAAGCGATGGATATACCTAGCAACGGCACTGCGACGGGAAAATGCGGCAGTACCGAGCAGAACCTGACGCTGTCGTGGACACCGCAGGCCGGCGCTCTGTCGCAGGACAACTTCACGCTGCACTTCGTGAAGAACGAGACGGATAAGCGCTACTCTCTTCATCACCTAGAGATCTCTCTGGCCTCGGAGGAATTCCCGAACGATAAGTCAA ATAAAACGGTGACTCTGGTGCACGTCGCGCCGCAATTCAGCACCGGATTAAGCAACTCGTACAGATGCCTCAAGGAGCAGACGCTGAACTTGACCCTCCTCGGCAGGAACGAGACTGTCGGGCAACTCAAGGTGTCCGACTTGCAGTTCCAAGCTTTCAGGGGCGACAACACCACCGTTTTTGGTCTAG CCAAGGACTGCTCGTTCAACACGCCCGACATCGTCCCCATAACCGTGGGTTGCGCATTGGCAGTCTTGGTGGTAATCGTGTTGATCGTATACCTCGTCGGTCGCAGACGAAGTCAGGCCCGCGGTTATCTTAGCATGTAA
- the LOC105276384 gene encoding ADP-ribosylation factor-related protein 1 — protein sequence MYTLLHGLYKYLVQKDEYFILILGLDNAGKTTYLEAAKTKFTRNYKGMNPSKITTTVGLNIGKIDIAGVSFNFWDLGGQEELQSLWDKYYAESHAVIYIVDSSDRDRIPDSKETFDKVISSEHLTGVPLLVLANKQDVPDCMGVREVKPIFNQSAHLIGRRDCMVMPVSALNGDGVDEGIHWLVDCVKRNSDVRPARNRDDNSLS from the exons ATGTACACGCTGCTGCACGGCCTGTACAAATACCTGGTGCAGAAGGACGAGTACTTCATATTAATTCTCGGGCTGGACAATGCAGGAAAGACG ACTTACCTGGAAGCGGCGAAGACCAAGTTCACGAGGAACTACAAGGGGATGAATCCGAGCAAGATCACGACTACTGTCGGCCTAAACATCGGCAAGATCGATATCGCTGGTGTTTCCTTCAACTTCTGGGACCTCGGTGGCCAGGAGGAGCTCCAGTCCTTGTGGGACAAA TATTACGCAGAGTCGCACGCTGTGATTTATATCGTTGATTCGTCCGATCGCGACAGAATACCGGATTCCAAGGAAACTTTTG ATAAAGTAATATCGTCCGAGCATCTAACAGGTGTGCCGTTACTAGTGCTAGCAAACAAGCAGGATGTACCCGACTGCATGGGCGTCCGAGAAGTAAAACCGATATTTAATCAAAGTGCACATTTAATTGGCAGAAGGGATTGCATGGTAATGCCAGTATCAGCTCTTAACGG GGACGGAGTGGATGAAGGTATACACTGGCTGGTGGATTGTGTCAAGAGGAACAGTGATGTACGGCCAGCTCGCAACCGGGACGACAATTCCTTATCTTAA